The Puntigrus tetrazona isolate hp1 chromosome 3, ASM1883169v1, whole genome shotgun sequence genome contains a region encoding:
- the xpo6 gene encoding exportin-6, which translates to MASEEASLRALESLMTEFFHSCTTNDRKREIEELLNSFAGQPGSWRHCLYFLSNSRNEYVMMYSLTVFENLVNKMWVGVASEDKAELRSCLPKLLLSQHALLPFFIRNKLCKVIVDIGRQDWPMFYHDFFSNTLQLVQSPSLAPLGLVLLKMTSEELVCPREDLSVSRKEELKKLLLDQIPTVLNLLTGILETVWDKHSVTVTTPPPSPTSRESGILSGDSTPMVLEAESAALCLLALECLAHLFSWIPLSSSITPSLLASIFHFARFGCQQPIKTKPLPTSNGDSAPGSLPANGGGGGGHGRTGQMVGHAERARLGVMAMNCINELMCKNCVPVDFEEFLLRMFQQTFYLLQRLTNTHSHTNTHTIKSRLQELDESYVEKFTDFLRLFVSVHLRRIESNAQFPLVEFLALLFKYTFNQPNHEGYLACLDIWSIFLDYLTTKIRSRLADSDSVINRYKDALVLLLREVLNRIQFRLNQSQLEELDDETLDDDQQTEWQRYLRQSLEVVARVMELLPSQTFSVLFPVLQEDLDIYLGLQQFIVRSGTSRRLNITAEADCRKLHCALRDLSSLLQAVGRLAEFFTGDVFTARSNDALAIVRRLVEVSCYGSQISLYDVEMAVPSVLKPDLIDVHAQSLAALQAYSHWLAQFCGEVQRQQDQTQFVDLITSSMAATTPLINAKVPEKLLLSACHLLVSMATTVRPVFLVSLPAVQNIFNLITENHNHRLPQEAHVLVCRALSNMLLLPWPSLPEAEQQWQSRSANHARLLSSLTQQYRLLPRPPSHHPNSKAVIQQTLCVLRDLVDSISGEATKSRQICYHSLQESVQVTLALFPLFIQQPDVTDEMLSFFLTLFQALRVQMGVAFTEQIIQTFLSMFTREQLAVSILQEGSSGSKVVQKFLKILQVVVQEPGQTFKPLLPSILSLCLDQVYPIVAERSCPDVKAEMFELLFQILHQNWRFFFKSSVLSSIQRTGAEELMENQAQFIAAMQAFGQSFLQPDIHIFKQNLSYLEVLNTKHKLYHRKLFRNAMLFHFINVLLQVLLHKSHDLLQDDITLALYNMAAVDFSAFYSSFLPEFLNGCQGLDPHQRTTLARNFTPERDLPSFSQGVYRIVNDLRFYRLCNGSLPPGTLKL; encoded by the exons GCGTCAGAGGAGGCCTCCTTACGGGCCCTGGAGAGTCTTATGACAGAGTTTTTCCACAGCTGCACCACCAATGACCGCAAGAGAGAGATTG aAGAGCTGCTGAACAGTTTTGCGGGTCAGCCCGGCTCGTGGAGGCACTGCCTCTACTTCCTCTCCAACAGCAGAAATGAATACGTCATGATGTACAGCCTTACTGTGTTTGAG AATCTTGTGAACAAGATGTGGGTCGGTGTAGCCAGTGAGGACAAAGCAGAGCTCCGTAGCTGTTTGCCCAAGCTTCTgctttcccagcatgctctgcTGCCTTTCTTCATCAGAAACAAGCTGTGCAAAGTCATCGTGGACATCGGACGCCAGGACTGGCCGATGTTCTACCATGACTTCTTCAGCAACACCTTACAG TTGGTGCAGTCACCGTCTCTCGCGCCGCTGGGGTTAGTTCTGCTCAAGATGACCTCAGAAGAGCTGGTCTGTCCGAGAGAAGACTTGAGCGTTTCTCGTAAAGAGGAGCTGAAGAAACTCCTGCTGGATCAGATCCCCACCGTGCTGAACCTTCTGACTG GTATTTTGGAGACGGTATGGGACAAACACAGTGTTACGGTCACCACTCCCCCTCCGTCCCCTACGTCTAGAGAGTCAG GCATTCTTTCAGGCGACAGCACACCGATGGTTCTGGAAGCTGAAAGTGCCGCTCTGTGTCTGCTAGCGTTGGAATGCTTGGCTCATCTCTTCAGCTGGATCCCTCTCTCCTCTTCCATCACTCCATCCCTCCTCGCTTCGATTTTCCACTTCGCCCGCTTCGGATGCCAGCAGCCAATCAAAACGAAACCTCTGCCCACTTCCAACGGAGACTCCGCCCCCGGAAGCCTCCCGGCCAATGGCGGCGGCGGCGGGGGCCACGGCAGGACTGGTCAGATGGTGGGCCACGCCGAGCGCGCCAGGCTGGGCGTCATGGCCATGAACTGTATTAACGAGTTAATGTGCAAAAACTGCGTCCCGGTGGACTTCGAGGAGTTTCTGCTCCGCATGTTTCAACAGACTTTCTACCTGCTGCAAAGACTCACAAACACGCACTCGCACACCAACACGCACACTATCAAAAGCAGGTTGCAGGAATTAGACGAAAG CTATGTGGAAAAGTTCACAGATTTCCTCAGGCTGTTTGTTAGTGTTCATCTGCGGAGGATCGAATCTAACGCCCAGTTTCCTCTAGTGGAATTTCTAGCTTTGCTCTTCAAATACACCTTTAACCAG CCGAATCATGAGGGTTATCTGGCCTGTCTGGATATCTGGAGCATATTCCTGGACTACCTGACCACCAAGATCAGAAGCCGATTGGCTGACAGCGACAGTGTCATTAACAG GTATAAAGACGCTCTAGTTCTGCTGCTTCGTGAAGTTCTTAACAGGATCCAGTTCAGGTTAAACCAGAGTCAGCTAGAAGAACTCGACGACGAGACCCTTGACGATGAT CAACAGACGGAATGGCAGCGATACCTGCGTCAGAGTTTGGAAGTGGTTGCCAGGGTAATGGAGCTGCTGCCATCCCAGACCTTTTCAGTTCTG tttccTGTGCTGCAGGAGGATCTGGACATTTATCTTGGGCTGCAGCAGTTTATCGTGAGATCAGGAACAA GTCGCAGGCTGAACATTACAGCGGAGGCCGACTGCAGAAAGCTGCACTGCGCTCTCAGAGACCTGAGCTCTCTTCTGCAGGCCGTGGGACGTCTGGCCGAGTTCTTCACAGGGGACGTTTTCACCGCTCGCTCTAACGACGCCCTCGCCATCGTACGGAG ATTAGTGGAAGTGTCTTGTTACGGTTCTCAGATCAGCCTGTATGATGTAGAAATGGCTGTACCTTCAGTGCTCAAACCGGACCTTATAGACGT CCATGCGCAGTCATTGGCTGCTCTGCAGGCGTACTCTCATTGGCTGGCACAGTTTTGCGGCGAGGTGCAGCGACAACAGGATCAAACGCAATTTGTGGACCTCATCACGTCGAGCATGGCCGCCACGACCCCTCTCATCAATGCCAAG GTTCCAGAGAAACTCCTCTTATCTGCGTGTCATCTCCTGGTCTCCATGGCGACCACCGTGCGGCCGGTGTTCCTGGTGTCGCTGCCGGCGGTGCAGAACATCTTCAACCTGATCACAGAGAATCATAACCACAGATTACCTCAGGAG GCTCACGTCCTCGTGTGTCGAGCTCTGTCAAACATGTTGCTGCTGCCGTGGCCCAGTCTGCCGGAGGCGGAGCAGCAGTGGCAGAGCCGCTCAGCCAATCATGCGCGGCTTCTCAGCAGTCTCACGCAGCAGTACCGCCTCCTGCCCCGCCCACCCAGCCATCACCCCAACA GTAAAGCGGTCATCCAgcagactctgtgtgtgttgaGGGATCTGGTGGACAGTATATCAGGAGAGGCCACCAAATCACGTCAGATCTGTTACCACAGTCTGCAGGAGTCTGTCCAGGTCACGCTCGCGCTCTTCCCTCTCTTCATCCAGCAGCCAG ATGTGACGGATGAGATGCTGAGTTTCTTCCTCACGCTGTTTCAAGCGCTGCGTGTGCAGATGGGTGTGGCCTTCACGGAGCAGATCATCCAGACCTTCCTCAGCATGTTCACCAG GGAGCAGCTGGCGGTGAGCATCTTACAGGAGGGCAGCTCTGGCTCCAAAGTGGTTCAGAAGTTTCTCAAGATTCTGCAG GTGGTGGTTCAAGAACCTGGTCAGACTTTCAAACCTCTGTTACCCAGCATCCTCAGCCTTTGTTTGGATCAGGTTTACCCAATAGTGGCAGAG CGCTCCTGTCCAGATGTGAAAGCAGAGATGTTCGAGCTGCTCTTCCAGATTCTCCATCAGAACTGGAGGTTCTTCTTCAAGAGCTCAGTGTTGAGCAGCATTCAGAGAACCGGAGCCGAAGAGCTGATGGAGAACCAAGCGCAGTTCATTGCTGCCATGCAG GCCTTCGGTCAGTCTTTTCTGCAACCAGACATTCACATCTTCAAGCAAAATTTGAGTTACCTCGAGGTCCTGAACACCAAACACAAGCTGTACCACAGg AAGCTGTTCCGGAACGCCATGCTGTTCCACTTCATAAATGTTCTCCTTCAAGTTCTCCTGCACAAGAGCCACGACCTTCTCCAGGACGACATCACGCTGGCGCTCTACAACATGGCGGCTGTGGATTTCTCAGCGTTTTACTCTTCCTTCTTGCCAGAGTTCCTCAATGGCTGCCAAGGCCTCGACCCTCACCAACGCACAACGCTTGCCCGAAACTTCACGCCAGAGAGG GACCTGCCGTCGTTTTCTCAAGGAGTGTATCGTATCGTGAACGACCTGCGCTTCTACAGACTGTGCAATGGAAGCCTTCCTCCGGGAACCTTGAAGCTATAG
- the nme4 gene encoding nucleoside diphosphate kinase, mitochondrial has product MKMMAARFALCVRVARAARASSTRVLGLGLARSLSSDSDFSGVGERTLVAVKPDGVQRRLIGEIIKRFEQRGFRLVGLKMLQASDKLLAQHYVSLQRKPFYSSLLYYMTSGPIVAMVWEGHNVVRSSRKLVGDTDPAEAAPGTIRGDFSVHISRNVIHASDSVEGAEREISLWFHRSELIDWEGCDHKNVYHM; this is encoded by the exons atgaaaatgatgGCCGCGCGGTTTGCGCTGTGCGTGCGCGTCGCGCGAGCGGCCAGAGCGAGCTCCACGCGCGTTTTGGGACTGGGACTCGCGCGCAGCCTCAGCAGTGACTCAG ATTTTTCCGGCGTCGGAGAACGGACTCTGGTAGCCGTGAAGCCCGACGGCGTTCAGAGGCGTCTGATCGGCGAGATCATAAAGCGCTTCGAGCAGCGAGGATTCCGATTGGTCGGCCTGAAGATGCTGCAG gcTTCTGACAAGCTTTTAGCTCAGCATTACGTCTCACTGCAGAGGAAACCCTTCTACTCCAGCCTGCTCTACTACATGACCTCAGGCCCCATAGTCGCCATG GTGTGGGAGGGGCATAATGTAGTGAGGTCATCACGTAAACTGGTGGGAGACACGGACCCCGCCGAAGCCGCTCCGGGAACTATTAGAGGAGACTTCAGCGTTCACATCAGCAG AAATGTCATCCACGCATCCGATTCAGTGGAGGGGGCGGAGCGGGAGATCTCCCTCTGGTTTCATCGCTCGGAGCTCATCGACTGGGAGGGATGCGATCACAAAAACGTTTATCACATGTGA